In Geobacillus kaustophilus, a genomic segment contains:
- a CDS encoding DUF4183 domain-containing protein, with amino-acid sequence MALQLIKLFVAATTTTEVAPDVARFFYITTAETAEGATLTIDAASFLQDDGSQATQLPALATNNSYFNVYINGVLQMEGISTYTPGATGVGSLSITVPTGSGSIPANTPVVLEIVQFAPSSNTTVTT; translated from the coding sequence ATGGCTTTGCAATTAATTAAATTGTTTGTCGCCGCTACTACCACGACAGAGGTTGCACCAGACGTCGCAAGATTTTTTTACATCACAACAGCTGAAACAGCAGAAGGAGCAACCTTAACGATCGACGCAGCCAGCTTTTTGCAAGACGACGGCAGCCAAGCGACACAGCTGCCAGCATTGGCAACTAACAATAGCTACTTTAACGTGTACATTAACGGCGTTTTGCAAATGGAAGGGATATCGACGTACACCCCAGGAGCTACCGGCGTCGGGTCACTGTCCATTACCGTCCCGACCGGAAGCGGCTCGATTCCAGCTAACACCCCGGTTGTGCTCGAAATTGTCCAATTCGCTCCAAGCTCCAACACTACTGTGACGACGTAA
- a CDS encoding conserved virulence factor C family protein: MRIQAIEPTPSPNTMKILLDEELPSGTRHNYKPDNISEAPPLIQALMRIDGVKGIYHVADFLAIERHPKYDWRDILAKVREVFGEKVDDGAETKPKGNEHFGEVKVFVQMLYGLPMQVKLVDGEREHRVGLPKPFMDAVIEAQKYAGNVVLERKWVEKGVRYGTFEEIGREIVDELSAAYPPERLERIVNMFRRGEQEKTVQKRPSLKVTSEMLDDPDWRKRYAALEQMAEPTEDDIPVLAKALKDEKMAIRRLATAYLGMIGGKKVLPYLYEALKDPAVAVRRTAGDCLSDIGDPEAIPAMIEALKDESKLVRWRAAMFLYEVGDESALPALKAAENDPEFEVSLQVKMAIERIEGGEEAKGSVWKQMTESRKKENETEQ; encoded by the coding sequence TTGCGCATTCAAGCGATTGAGCCGACGCCAAGCCCGAACACGATGAAAATATTGCTTGATGAAGAATTGCCTTCCGGCACGCGCCATAACTACAAACCGGACAACATCAGCGAAGCGCCGCCGCTTATTCAAGCATTGATGCGCATTGACGGAGTGAAAGGCATTTACCATGTCGCTGATTTTTTGGCTATTGAACGCCATCCGAAATACGACTGGCGCGACATTTTGGCGAAAGTGCGCGAAGTGTTCGGCGAGAAAGTGGATGACGGCGCCGAGACAAAGCCGAAAGGAAACGAACATTTCGGCGAAGTGAAAGTGTTCGTGCAAATGCTGTACGGTCTGCCGATGCAAGTGAAGCTTGTCGATGGGGAGCGCGAACACCGCGTCGGGCTGCCGAAACCGTTTATGGACGCGGTCATTGAGGCGCAAAAATACGCAGGAAATGTTGTGCTTGAGCGCAAATGGGTCGAAAAAGGAGTGCGCTACGGCACGTTTGAGGAAATCGGCCGCGAAATAGTCGATGAGCTGTCGGCAGCCTATCCGCCCGAGCGGCTGGAGCGGATCGTCAACATGTTCCGCCGCGGCGAGCAGGAAAAAACGGTGCAAAAGCGTCCAAGCCTCAAAGTGACGAGCGAGATGCTCGATGACCCGGATTGGCGCAAACGGTATGCCGCGCTCGAACAGATGGCCGAGCCGACCGAGGACGATATCCCGGTGCTGGCCAAGGCGCTCAAGGATGAAAAAATGGCGATTCGCCGCCTGGCGACGGCGTATCTCGGCATGATCGGCGGCAAAAAGGTGCTTCCGTATTTGTATGAAGCGTTAAAAGATCCTGCTGTCGCTGTCCGCCGCACCGCCGGCGACTGTTTGTCCGACATCGGCGATCCGGAGGCCATTCCGGCCATGATCGAAGCGCTAAAGGACGAAAGCAAGCTCGTCCGTTGGCGCGCGGCCATGTTTTTGTACGAAGTCGGCGACGAATCGGCGCTGCCAGCGTTGAAAGCGGCGGAAAACGATCCGGAGTTTGAAGTGAGCTTGCAAGTGAAAATGGCCATTGAACGGATCGAAGGCGGCGAAGAAGCGAAAGGGTCTGTGTGGAAGCAAATGACGGAGAGCCGGAAGAAAGAGAACGAAACAGAACAGTAA
- a CDS encoding glutathione peroxidase, producing MSVYEFSAKTIRGEEQPLSVYRGNVLLIVNTASRCGFTPQYKELQELYDEYRDRGFVVLGFPCNQFGGQEPGTEEEIEQFCQLNYGVTFPLFAKVDVNGDHAHPLFQYLKEEAPGALGTKAIKWNFTKFLVDRNGKVVARFAPQTKPSELRKEIEKLL from the coding sequence ATGAGTGTATATGAATTCAGCGCCAAAACCATTCGCGGAGAGGAACAACCGCTTTCCGTCTATCGAGGCAACGTGCTGTTGATTGTCAACACGGCGAGCCGTTGCGGCTTCACCCCGCAGTATAAAGAACTGCAGGAGCTGTATGACGAATATCGCGATCGCGGGTTTGTTGTGCTCGGCTTTCCGTGCAACCAGTTCGGCGGCCAAGAGCCGGGGACGGAAGAGGAAATCGAGCAATTTTGCCAGTTGAATTATGGTGTGACGTTCCCGCTGTTTGCGAAAGTGGATGTGAATGGCGATCACGCCCATCCGCTGTTTCAATATTTGAAAGAAGAGGCGCCGGGGGCATTGGGAACAAAGGCGATCAAATGGAATTTCACGAAGTTTTTGGTCGACCGCAACGGCAAGGTTGTAGCTCGTTTCGCACCGCAAACAAAGCCAAGCGAGCTGAGAAAGGAAATTGAAAAGCTGCTGTAA
- the metA gene encoding homoserine O-acetyltransferase MetA, whose product MPINIPKDLPAKEILEQENIFVMDEERAYSQDIRPLNIIILNLMPEKEKAETQLLRLLGNSPLQVNVTFLRPATHEPKTTSKHHLEQFYTIFPHIRHRKFDGMIITGAPVEQLPFEEVTYWDELTDIMEWTKTNVTSTLHICWGAQAGLYYHYGIPKYPLPEKCFGVFNHTVEAKNVKLLRGFDDVFRMPHSRHTDVKREDIEKVPDLTILSMSDKAGVCLVASNDGRRIFLTGHPEYDATTLKEEYERDLAKGLPIHIPESYFPNDDPSQPPLNTWRSHANLLFVNWLNYYVYQETPYEWE is encoded by the coding sequence TTGCCAATCAATATTCCAAAAGACTTGCCGGCGAAAGAAATACTCGAACAGGAAAACATTTTCGTGATGGACGAAGAACGGGCTTACTCCCAAGACATCCGGCCGCTCAACATCATCATTTTAAACTTGATGCCCGAAAAAGAAAAAGCAGAGACACAGTTGCTGCGGCTGCTTGGCAACTCGCCGCTGCAAGTGAACGTCACCTTTTTGCGCCCGGCGACCCATGAGCCGAAAACGACAAGCAAACATCATTTAGAACAATTTTACACGATTTTCCCGCACATCCGCCATCGCAAGTTCGACGGAATGATCATCACCGGAGCCCCGGTCGAGCAATTGCCGTTCGAAGAAGTTACGTATTGGGATGAGCTGACCGATATCATGGAATGGACGAAAACGAACGTCACGTCAACGTTGCACATTTGTTGGGGAGCACAAGCTGGCTTATACTATCACTACGGCATTCCGAAATACCCATTGCCGGAAAAATGCTTCGGTGTGTTCAACCATACGGTGGAAGCGAAAAACGTGAAACTATTGCGCGGTTTTGACGATGTGTTCCGCATGCCGCACTCCCGCCATACCGACGTCAAGCGCGAAGACATCGAAAAAGTGCCAGATCTCACAATTTTGTCCATGTCCGACAAAGCCGGCGTTTGCCTCGTTGCATCGAACGACGGGCGCCGCATTTTCTTAACGGGTCATCCAGAATATGATGCGACAACGCTCAAAGAAGAATATGAACGCGACTTGGCGAAAGGGCTGCCGATTCACATCCCAGAATCATACTTTCCCAATGATGACCCAAGCCAGCCGCCGCTGAACACATGGCGCTCGCATGCCAATTTACTGTTTGTCAACTGGCTGAACTATTACGTGTATCAAGAAACGCCTTATGAATGGGAATGA
- a CDS encoding YjcZ family sporulation protein, with amino-acid sequence MGAWHGNSFALIVVLFILLIIVGCACLGGYAY; translated from the coding sequence ATGGGCGCTTGGCATGGAAACAGCTTTGCGTTGATTGTCGTTCTGTTTATTTTGTTGATTATTGTTGGATGTGCCTGCTTGGGCGGATATGCCTACTAA
- the cobO gene encoding cob(I)yrinic acid a,c-diamide adenosyltransferase, with translation MPTPRRSGRVIVYTGDGKGKTTAALGLALRAVGRGMNVAVLQFLKSPERTYGEQLALERLGVDVRQLGAGFTWTKTPDIHREALKRAWAVAKEYVYSGRYDMIVLDELNNVLVIDRFPVEDIVSVSEVLELIRTRPPSLHLVITGRAARPELMAAADIVTEMKLIKHDYEQGRTAMKGIEF, from the coding sequence ATGCCGACGCCTCGTCGTAGCGGGCGTGTCATCGTTTATACGGGCGACGGAAAAGGAAAAACGACGGCCGCATTGGGGCTTGCCCTGCGTGCCGTCGGCCGGGGAATGAACGTCGCGGTTTTGCAGTTTTTGAAATCGCCGGAACGAACATACGGCGAGCAGTTGGCCCTAGAGCGCCTTGGCGTCGACGTCCGTCAGCTCGGCGCCGGCTTCACATGGACGAAAACGCCGGACATCCACCGGGAAGCATTGAAGCGTGCCTGGGCGGTGGCCAAAGAATATGTGTATTCCGGACGGTATGATATGATTGTGCTCGATGAACTGAACAATGTGTTGGTCATTGACCGCTTTCCCGTTGAAGATATCGTATCAGTCAGCGAGGTGCTCGAGCTGATCCGCACGCGCCCGCCGTCGCTCCATCTTGTCATCACGGGGCGCGCGGCGCGCCCTGAGCTGATGGCGGCTGCCGATATCGTTACGGAAATGAAGCTCATCAAGCATGACTATGAACAAGGAAGGACCGCGATGAAAGGGATTGAATTTTAG
- the cobA gene encoding uroporphyrinogen-III C-methyltransferase — protein MTVGKVYLVGAGPGDEKLITVYGRECLERADVIIYDRLINRKLLRYAKPDAELLYCGKEPGKHDTVQEQIHELLVWHAQQGKTVVRLKGGDPCIFGRVGEEAEVLVKAGIPFEIVPGVTSGIAVPAYAGIPVTHRDYAASVAMVSGHRSERIDWEALTRGCDTIIVYMGAANLSDICGRLMAAGKPSDTPAAIIEWGTTERQRTVAATLSTLSDEAEQAGISHPAIIIIGDVVRLRETLQWFPERQGGVVDADASS, from the coding sequence ATGACCGTCGGCAAAGTGTATTTAGTCGGCGCTGGGCCGGGTGATGAAAAGCTCATCACGGTTTACGGCCGCGAATGCCTAGAACGGGCGGATGTCATTATTTACGACCGGCTCATCAACCGTAAGCTGCTGCGCTACGCGAAGCCGGACGCTGAGCTTCTTTACTGCGGCAAAGAGCCGGGAAAACATGACACGGTTCAAGAACAAATTCATGAGCTGCTCGTTTGGCATGCGCAACAAGGAAAAACGGTCGTCCGCTTAAAAGGCGGCGATCCGTGCATTTTTGGCCGCGTTGGTGAAGAGGCGGAAGTGTTGGTGAAAGCCGGAATTCCGTTTGAAATCGTTCCAGGGGTGACATCCGGCATCGCTGTGCCGGCGTACGCCGGCATTCCGGTCACCCACCGTGATTACGCCGCCTCGGTGGCGATGGTCAGCGGGCATCGGAGTGAGCGGATCGATTGGGAGGCGCTGACTCGAGGATGCGATACGATCATTGTCTACATGGGAGCGGCCAACTTGTCGGATATTTGCGGCCGTTTGATGGCGGCCGGAAAGCCGTCGGATACGCCGGCGGCCATCATTGAATGGGGGACGACCGAGCGGCAGCGCACGGTGGCGGCGACGCTTTCGACGCTGTCAGACGAGGCGGAACAGGCGGGCATTTCCCATCCGGCCATCATCATCATCGGCGATGTCGTTCGTCTGCGTGAGACGCTCCAATGGTTTCCGGAGCGGCAAGGGGGCGTGGTCGATGCCGACGCCTCGTCGTAG
- the cobT gene encoding nicotinate-nucleotide--dimethylbenzimidazole phosphoribosyltransferase, producing MMNVSIPPIHREMVEQARAYIDQLTKPPGSLGRLEEVATTLAGMTGELLPRVTPPGVLVFAADHGVTEEGVSAYPAEVTAQMVYNFANGGAAINAFSRQIGALLQVIDVGVAVPIADERVIQKKVRPGTNNFAETEAMTPSEAEQALHVGYEQAASIIEQGVRTLIVGEMGIGNTTAASALLATLTDEPLERIVGKGSGIKEEMLAHKQDVIRRALLLHRPDPAKPLEWLSKIGGLEIAAMAGAMLAAAERRIPILLDGFICTVAALVARQFAVNVTDYMIAGHRSQEPGHSIALRLLEKDPLLDLGMRLGEGSGAAVAFPLLISAMAMVNEMATFASAGISTANAKGEKGR from the coding sequence ATGATGAATGTTTCCATCCCACCGATCCACCGTGAAATGGTTGAACAAGCGCGTGCCTATATCGATCAATTGACCAAACCGCCCGGCAGCCTCGGCCGTCTTGAAGAAGTGGCGACAACGCTTGCCGGCATGACCGGGGAGCTGCTTCCACGCGTCACTCCGCCCGGAGTGCTCGTGTTTGCGGCCGATCATGGCGTCACGGAAGAAGGGGTGTCTGCCTATCCGGCCGAAGTGACGGCGCAAATGGTGTACAACTTTGCCAACGGCGGAGCGGCGATCAACGCCTTCAGCCGTCAAATCGGCGCGTTGCTTCAGGTGATTGATGTCGGTGTCGCCGTGCCGATTGCTGATGAGCGCGTCATTCAGAAAAAGGTGCGCCCGGGAACGAACAATTTCGCGGAAACGGAAGCGATGACGCCGTCCGAGGCCGAACAGGCGCTTCATGTCGGTTACGAACAGGCGGCGTCCATCATTGAACAAGGCGTCCGCACGCTCATTGTCGGCGAAATGGGCATCGGCAATACGACCGCCGCGAGCGCCTTATTGGCCACGTTGACCGATGAGCCGCTTGAGCGCATCGTTGGCAAAGGAAGCGGCATTAAGGAGGAAATGCTTGCCCATAAACAGGACGTGATCCGACGGGCGCTCTTGCTTCATCGGCCGGATCCGGCGAAGCCGCTTGAATGGCTTTCGAAAATCGGCGGGTTGGAGATCGCTGCTATGGCCGGGGCGATGCTGGCAGCCGCCGAACGGCGCATCCCGATTTTGCTTGACGGTTTTATTTGCACGGTGGCTGCCCTTGTGGCCCGCCAGTTTGCCGTGAACGTCACAGACTATATGATTGCCGGCCATCGTTCGCAAGAGCCGGGGCACAGTATAGCCCTTCGTTTGCTAGAGAAGGATCCGCTTTTGGATCTCGGCATGCGCCTTGGCGAAGGAAGCGGCGCGGCGGTAGCGTTTCCGCTCTTGATTTCAGCAATGGCGATGGTGAACGAAATGGCGACGTTCGCCTCGGCGGGCATTTCCACGGCCAATGCGAAAGGGGAGAAGGGGCGATGA
- a CDS encoding cobyric acid synthase yields MAKALPIMFQGTHSDAGKSVIATAFCRMFAQDGWKTAPFKSQNMSLNSYVTPDGNEIGRAQGIQAEAAGVAARAEMNPILIKPSREHESQIVVLGKPYGNMQAFAYRNEFFHQGLAVIRQSLETLMNEYDRIVIEGAGSPAEVNLNDRELVNMRIARLANAPVVLIGDIERGGVFASLVGTLSLLEPEDRKRVIGVIINKFRGDVALLKPGLDWFEQHTGVPVLGVVPYLPDLAIDAEDSLSLERFASSVGGEEAIDVAVIRCPKIANFTDIDPLLAEPDCRVRLVTHVDELGAPDVIVLPGSKNTIEDLIYMKKRGLASRIVSLVNEGKARVVGLCGGYQMLGAVIRDPYGVETPLPEVKGLGLLPIETTLERTKITIRTEGMLTWAGERFSVQGYEIHMGRSAPLPGYAPLIEADGRHEGAKHSDERVLGTYMHDLFHNDAFRTAFFNNIRRQKGIAPSGVRLFRSLKEKAFDRLAAHVRQHVAVERIEQMMRQFGCRDHS; encoded by the coding sequence ATGGCTAAGGCGCTGCCGATTATGTTTCAAGGCACCCATTCTGATGCCGGCAAAAGCGTCATCGCCACCGCGTTTTGCCGCATGTTCGCCCAAGACGGCTGGAAGACGGCGCCGTTCAAGTCGCAAAACATGTCGTTAAACTCCTACGTGACGCCGGACGGAAACGAAATCGGACGGGCGCAAGGAATTCAGGCCGAAGCGGCCGGAGTGGCGGCGCGCGCTGAGATGAATCCGATTTTGATTAAGCCAAGCCGCGAGCATGAATCGCAAATCGTTGTGCTTGGCAAACCGTACGGCAATATGCAGGCGTTCGCTTACCGGAACGAGTTTTTCCACCAAGGGCTGGCCGTCATCCGTCAGTCGCTCGAAACGTTGATGAACGAGTATGACCGGATTGTCATTGAAGGAGCGGGAAGCCCGGCGGAAGTAAACTTAAACGACCGCGAGTTGGTCAACATGCGCATCGCCCGTCTCGCCAACGCCCCGGTCGTGTTGATCGGCGATATTGAGCGGGGCGGGGTGTTCGCGAGCCTCGTTGGAACGCTGTCGCTGCTTGAGCCTGAGGACCGAAAGCGGGTCATTGGGGTCATCATTAACAAGTTTCGCGGCGATGTGGCGCTGCTTAAGCCGGGGCTCGATTGGTTTGAGCAGCACACCGGCGTGCCGGTGCTTGGCGTCGTTCCATATTTGCCTGATTTGGCGATCGATGCTGAAGATTCGCTGTCGCTTGAGCGGTTTGCTTCATCTGTCGGGGGAGAGGAAGCGATTGATGTCGCTGTCATCCGCTGTCCGAAAATCGCCAATTTCACCGACATCGACCCGCTGCTGGCAGAACCGGACTGCCGCGTCCGGTTGGTGACGCACGTCGACGAGCTTGGAGCGCCGGATGTGATCGTGCTTCCCGGCAGCAAAAACACGATCGAAGACTTGATTTATATGAAGAAAAGAGGACTCGCTTCCCGCATTGTGTCGCTTGTCAATGAAGGAAAAGCGAGAGTCGTCGGCTTATGCGGCGGCTACCAAATGCTTGGCGCCGTCATCCGCGATCCGTATGGAGTCGAGACGCCGCTCCCCGAAGTAAAAGGACTTGGTTTGCTGCCGATTGAAACGACGCTTGAGCGGACGAAAATCACGATCCGTACGGAAGGGATGCTTACGTGGGCGGGCGAGCGGTTTTCGGTGCAAGGATACGAGATTCATATGGGCCGCTCGGCGCCGCTTCCTGGCTATGCGCCGCTTATTGAGGCGGACGGCCGCCATGAAGGGGCGAAGCACAGTGATGAGCGGGTGCTGGGCACGTACATGCACGATTTGTTTCATAACGATGCGTTCCGCACCGCGTTTTTCAACAACATTCGCCGCCAAAAAGGAATCGCTCCTTCTGGCGTCCGACTCTTTCGCTCGCTCAAAGAAAAGGCGTTCGACCGGCTTGCCGCTCATGTCCGCCAGCACGTGGCGGTCGAGCGGATCGAACAGATGATGCGTCAATTTGGCTGTCGCGATCACAGTTGA
- a CDS encoding cobyrinate a,c-diamide synthase, with protein sequence MRRLVIAAPGSGAGKTTVTLGLMAAMRQQGYTVQGFKCGPDYIDPTYHTAVTGRPARNLDSWMMGSEAVKTVLANGCQGADIAIIEGVMGLFDGKQPLSDEGATAEIAVLTESPVLLVVDCSGMARSAAAIVHGFQTFRPDVRLAGVFANRVGSEGHFRLVKAAVEQTCGVPVVGFLTQDEALALPERHLGLVPSVERGELDSFFADLGRKVARTIDWETLLSIAEAPALCSPAPLIRPSRPYRVRVAVAKDAAFHFYYPENLEMLSACGAELVYFSPLAGEPLPDGVNGLYIGGGFPEEFAAELARQAAVKQSIRAAIEHGLPTLAECGGFMFLTEQLVATDGSAYEMAGVIPGKVVMKTKLAALGYREVRGRNGNFLLPEGETARGHEFHYSVYEPRGETPFAYETSGRKGTKPDGYLAHRLVAGYVHFHFASAPAMVERWLAECEKVTING encoded by the coding sequence ATGCGACGGCTTGTCATCGCCGCACCGGGAAGCGGCGCCGGCAAAACGACCGTGACGCTTGGATTGATGGCGGCCATGAGGCAGCAAGGATATACGGTGCAAGGGTTTAAATGCGGCCCGGACTACATCGACCCGACTTACCATACGGCTGTGACCGGCCGGCCGGCGCGCAACTTGGACAGTTGGATGATGGGAAGCGAAGCGGTCAAAACGGTGCTCGCCAACGGTTGTCAAGGGGCTGATATCGCCATCATCGAGGGGGTGATGGGGCTGTTTGACGGGAAACAGCCGCTTTCTGACGAGGGGGCGACGGCTGAAATCGCCGTATTGACCGAAAGCCCGGTGCTGCTTGTCGTCGATTGTTCCGGCATGGCCCGCAGCGCCGCCGCCATCGTCCATGGGTTTCAAACGTTTCGCCCCGATGTGCGCCTCGCCGGCGTATTTGCCAACCGCGTCGGCAGCGAAGGGCATTTTCGGCTCGTCAAAGCGGCAGTCGAGCAAACGTGCGGGGTGCCGGTCGTCGGGTTTCTCACGCAAGACGAAGCGTTGGCGCTGCCAGAGCGCCATTTAGGGCTCGTGCCGTCGGTGGAGCGCGGCGAACTGGATTCGTTTTTTGCCGATCTGGGGAGAAAGGTGGCGCGCACGATCGATTGGGAGACGCTCCTTTCGATTGCAGAAGCGCCAGCCCTTTGTTCTCCGGCGCCGCTCATTCGCCCTTCGCGGCCGTATCGCGTGCGCGTGGCGGTTGCCAAAGATGCCGCCTTTCATTTTTACTATCCGGAGAATCTGGAGATGCTTTCTGCCTGCGGCGCGGAGCTTGTCTACTTTTCTCCGCTCGCCGGCGAGCCGCTTCCGGATGGGGTGAACGGATTGTATATCGGCGGCGGGTTTCCGGAAGAGTTTGCCGCCGAGCTCGCCAGGCAAGCCGCGGTCAAACAGTCGATCCGCGCCGCCATCGAACACGGGTTGCCGACGTTGGCCGAGTGCGGCGGGTTTATGTTTCTCACCGAACAGCTTGTTGCGACGGACGGTTCGGCCTATGAGATGGCGGGCGTCATTCCGGGGAAGGTCGTGATGAAGACGAAGCTCGCGGCGCTTGGCTACCGCGAAGTGCGCGGTCGAAATGGAAATTTTCTATTGCCGGAAGGAGAAACAGCGCGCGGCCATGAGTTTCACTACTCCGTTTATGAGCCGCGCGGCGAGACGCCGTTTGCCTACGAAACGAGCGGCCGGAAAGGAACGAAGCCTGACGGTTATTTGGCGCACCGGCTTGTCGCTGGCTATGTCCATTTTCATTTCGCGTCCGCCCCGGCGATGGTTGAGCGGTGGCTCGCCGAATGCGAGAAGGTGACCATCAATGGCTAA
- a CDS encoding cobalt-precorrin 5A hydrolase — MGVAAANNKRHGAYAVVAITKHGVEIARRLGGALAGADVYYTDKFARGDEAKHGIRLFSGNVRALLPELFARYDGLICIISLGAVVRMIAPLLKDKKTDPAVVVIDDKAEHVISVLSGHLGGANELTRRVAAILSARPVITTASDVQQTIAVDLFGRQFGWEWESADKLTPVSAAVVNEEPVAIVQESGETGWWPEGRPLPKNIAVYGSIAEALAARPAAALVVTHRLLAPEEEAILQNGVLYRPKVIALGIGCNRGTSADEIEAVIHETLNELRFSMKSVKAVCTIDLKKDEQGLLEVVNKYRWELVAYTPEELNTVPIEAPSETVYRYTGAYGVSEPAAKLYSGADRLALVKKKSGNVTISVALIDHQKKATMQGKGKEACDGLSSPHREAAPAKRP; from the coding sequence GTGGGAGTTGCTGCCGCGAACAACAAAAGACACGGCGCCTATGCTGTCGTGGCCATTACGAAACACGGGGTCGAGATCGCCCGACGCCTTGGAGGCGCTCTTGCGGGAGCGGACGTTTATTATACGGATAAATTCGCCCGCGGCGATGAAGCCAAGCACGGGATCCGCTTGTTTTCCGGCAACGTCAGGGCCTTGTTGCCGGAGTTGTTCGCCCGCTATGACGGACTCATTTGCATCATTTCGCTCGGCGCTGTCGTACGGATGATCGCTCCGCTGTTAAAAGACAAAAAGACCGATCCTGCGGTCGTGGTGATCGATGATAAGGCTGAACATGTGATCAGTGTTCTTTCCGGCCATTTGGGCGGAGCGAACGAACTGACGCGGCGCGTTGCTGCCATTTTAAGCGCCCGCCCGGTTATTACGACCGCTTCTGACGTGCAGCAGACAATCGCCGTCGATCTGTTCGGTCGCCAGTTCGGCTGGGAATGGGAATCAGCTGACAAGCTGACGCCGGTGAGCGCCGCGGTCGTGAATGAAGAGCCTGTCGCGATCGTGCAAGAGTCGGGGGAAACCGGCTGGTGGCCGGAAGGGCGGCCATTGCCCAAAAACATTGCCGTGTACGGCTCGATCGCGGAAGCGCTCGCTGCCCGCCCGGCGGCCGCGCTTGTGGTCACTCATCGCCTGCTTGCGCCGGAAGAAGAGGCCATTTTGCAAAACGGCGTTTTGTATCGCCCGAAAGTAATCGCGCTTGGCATCGGCTGCAACCGCGGCACATCGGCTGACGAAATCGAAGCGGTCATCCATGAGACGCTCAATGAGCTGCGCTTTTCGATGAAAAGCGTCAAAGCGGTGTGCACCATTGATTTGAAAAAGGATGAACAAGGACTTTTGGAGGTAGTCAACAAATATAGATGGGAATTGGTTGCATATACGCCAGAAGAGCTGAACACGGTGCCGATCGAAGCGCCGTCGGAAACGGTGTACCGCTACACCGGCGCGTATGGGGTGAGCGAGCCGGCGGCGAAATTGTACAGCGGGGCCGATCGGCTGGCGCTGGTGAAAAAGAAGTCCGGCAATGTGACGATTTCCGTAGCGCTCATCGATCATCAAAAGAAAGCGACCATGCAGGGAAAGGGGAAAGAGGCATGCGACGGCTTGTCATCGCCGCACCGGGAAGCGGCGCCGGCAAAACGACCGTGA
- the cobM gene encoding precorrin-4 C(11)-methyltransferase, translating into MKLYIVGAGPGAPDLITVRGAELLAAADAIFYTDSLVSAELIERYRKPDADVFHTAGMHLEEMVAAMAEQVKQGRLVVRVHTGDPSIYGATLEQIALLKEEGIEVEIVPGVSSAFAAAAAVQAELTVPELTQTVIFTRAEGRTPMPPREKLQELAQHHCTLVLFLSATLAKKVSAALLEAGWSGDTPVAIVYKATWPDEVVIRSTVATMADDMRRHGVTKHAIMLAGWALDPHIHERGYCSKLYDRTFTHGYRKGEK; encoded by the coding sequence GTGAAGCTGTATATCGTAGGGGCGGGGCCGGGAGCGCCGGATTTGATCACGGTTCGCGGCGCCGAGCTTCTCGCTGCTGCCGACGCCATTTTTTACACCGACTCGCTAGTGAGCGCGGAATTGATCGAGCGCTACCGGAAGCCGGATGCTGACGTTTTCCATACCGCCGGCATGCATTTAGAAGAAATGGTCGCGGCAATGGCGGAGCAAGTGAAACAAGGACGGCTTGTCGTGCGCGTCCATACCGGTGATCCATCGATTTACGGGGCGACGCTTGAGCAAATCGCCTTGTTGAAAGAAGAAGGAATTGAAGTGGAAATCGTCCCCGGCGTCAGTTCGGCGTTTGCCGCCGCGGCCGCCGTGCAGGCGGAGCTCACCGTTCCGGAATTGACGCAGACGGTCATTTTCACCCGCGCCGAGGGGCGGACGCCGATGCCGCCGCGTGAGAAATTGCAGGAGCTGGCGCAGCATCATTGTACGCTCGTTCTTTTTTTAAGCGCGACGCTTGCCAAAAAAGTAAGCGCGGCGCTCCTTGAAGCGGGCTGGAGCGGTGATACGCCTGTCGCGATCGTCTATAAGGCGACATGGCCGGATGAAGTCGTGATTCGTTCCACCGTTGCCACAATGGCTGACGATATGCGGCGCCATGGTGTGACGAAACACGCGATCATGTTGGCCGGTTGGGCGCTCGATCCCCATATTCATGAGCGCGGCTACTGTTCGAAGCTGTACGACCGCACGTTTACGCACGGATATCGAAAGGGGGAGAAGTAA